Within Sulfurovum xiamenensis, the genomic segment ATGTGACTCTGCTTTTCGGATTCGGTTCTTGTTCTTGAAGTAATAGGAAATATCCTTCGTAATCTTCACAACTGGTGTACTTTTCAACAATATTTCTTGTGATATCCGTAGCACAAATAATACTCTTTAATTTATGCCTGAAGTGTACACTTTTGGAAAAAACGAAAGTATTCGGCGTTACACGAAGAATATAATTTTCCATTTTTTCTTTATCTTGAAATTTTTCAGTGGGTGTCAACACACTTGTAGCATACTGCATTGTTTCGGGTTTTTCTTTGTTGAGGAATGCATCTGCAGCATCATCTTCCAACAGAAAATAAGCAATATGACTATGCGGATGATCAGAAAAGAATCGTCCGACCAAATCATTATCATTGCCAATTCCCTTGGAAAGCTGCTTATTGAAGTTAAGTAATAAACGAGGATTTTCAATCCCTCCTGCTGCAAGGACAAAAGTATCGGCATATGCTTCAAAAACACCTTCTTTATAATTGCGAACCTGAATAGCTGAAACATCTGACAATTCCTCATTCAGCGCCATGTCAGTAAGATTGGCATTGACATAGCAGAATATATTCTTGCTTTTTCTCAACGTATCCTCATATTTTATTTTAAAATTTGTTGGAGGAAAAGAGTACATAAAATCTAATGGTGAAAAATATTCATTAGGTTTTTCCACAACATCGGTCCAACCTTTATAAAAAACATTTTGAGTCTTTGGCGGGAGATCCAAAATTTCTCTGGTCTTTTCATGATATGGATCAAGATCTTTCTTGCTTATTGGCCAACCGCTATACTGAATATATTCCCTTTTTTTAAAATCAGAATCTGTATAAGGATGACATCTCCCTGCCCATAGATTTGAACTGCCTCCCAACCAACGTCCGCCCCTATGTTTTATAGGATATGAGGAATCAAATCCTGTACTTTCTCCCCTATAAAGTTCTTGAGACTCTTCGGAATAATCCATACCTCCGCCCTCAAGCAATAGAACATTAAATTTTGTATCCAATGAAAGTGCTAAGGTTATACCGGCAATACCCGCACCAATAATACATATATCAAAACGTTTATTTTTAAAAGGATCATGGCTGAACATATTCAAATTATACAGCATGAAGATCCTTTTTCTTCAATACCCACCCATTGATCAATACAAAATCATCATACTGGGCAGTGCTGGCTTCCTTGGATTTACATAACCCCATACCTACAAATGGGATCATCATAAAAAAAGATAATATTTTACGTCTTGAAAAATTTATTTCTTTCAATTTCTTGCTAGAGTGTTTGAGATTTTTGCTCATAATTATCTTCCCTCCCCGCTCTGTAAACACTCATTATTCCTGAATGTTCATTCAATATTGATATTATAC encodes:
- a CDS encoding GMC oxidoreductase is translated as MLYNLNMFSHDPFKNKRFDICIIGAGIAGITLALSLDTKFNVLLLEGGGMDYSEESQELYRGESTGFDSSYPIKHRGGRWLGGSSNLWAGRCHPYTDSDFKKREYIQYSGWPISKKDLDPYHEKTREILDLPPKTQNVFYKGWTDVVEKPNEYFSPLDFMYSFPPTNFKIKYEDTLRKSKNIFCYVNANLTDMALNEELSDVSAIQVRNYKEGVFEAYADTFVLAAGGIENPRLLLNFNKQLSKGIGNDNDLVGRFFSDHPHSHIAYFLLEDDAADAFLNKEKPETMQYATSVLTPTEKFQDKEKMENYILRVTPNTFVFSKSVHFRHKLKSIICATDITRNIVEKYTSCEDYEGYFLLLQEQEPNPKSRVTLGEERDRFGLKRPIVNWTFVENDMQTAKKAIIPFAKSFAASGMGRVKIDDWVLQKNIQFDTKHTSGGFHHMGTTRMAHSPKEGVVDKNTKVFGIGNLYIAGSSVFPTGGCANPTYTIVQMTLRLADHLNV